A single genomic interval of Palaemon carinicauda isolate YSFRI2023 unplaced genomic scaffold, ASM3689809v2 scaffold812, whole genome shotgun sequence harbors:
- the LOC137637529 gene encoding synaptogenesis protein syg-2-like, with protein MNKPGSDVWMLRIKYPQMRDAGKYECQVSMRPPIARVIELNVVEPRAIIPIGPELYVDQGSPLNITCVVPDSPEPPENIFWYHKDKMVSYDGSRQGVTITTDKGPTTTSVLFIPDVTSHDSGIYVCAPQAMKEASVGVRVLNGELPQAMQTGSTCRGCAGSSLLLLAMVLYYMMVIT; from the exons ATGAACAAACCCGGATCTGATGTTTGGATGCTGAGGATAAAATACCCACAGATGAGAGATGCTGGCAAATACGAATGTCAGGTTTCCATGAGGCCTCCCATTGCGAGAGTCATCGAACTTAATGTTGTTG AACCCCGGGCGATCATTCCTATAGGTCCTGAACTATATGTGGATCAGGGCTCACCTCTAAACATAACATGTGTTGTACCTGACAGTCCTGAACCTCCGGAGAACATATTCTGGTACCACAAAGACAAG ATGGTATCATATGACGGGTCGAGGCAGGGCGTCACCATCACCACAGACAAAGGTCCGACTACGACAAGTGTTCTCTTCATACCAGACGTAACATCTCACGATTCAGGAATTTATGTTTGTGCTCCCCAGGCCATGAAGGAAGCTTCAGTTGGCGTCAGGGTTTTAAATG GTGAGCTACCGCAGGCCATGCAGACAGGGTCCACTTGCAGAGGCTGTGCTGGATCCTCCCTACTTCTGCTAGCGATGGTTTTATACTACATGATGGTCATCACGTGA
- the LOC137637528 gene encoding uncharacterized protein, whose translation MKENCKPKIREGSLPGEKMTENNCRNDRKVAAMRGTNQPPKRERGERIQQVRRVFRCWQCGEEGHQRVECPSQGSQDFYTCQAYGHLSRECPAKNALGGQAVAHVHQPQPNIQRKEKRGRGR comes from the exons atgaaagaaaactGCAAACCAAAAATTCGTGAAG GCAGTTTGCCAGGAGAAAAAATGACGGAGAATAACTGCCGCAATGACAGAAAGgtagcagccatgagaggcaccaaccaacccccaaagcgggagaggggagaacgaattcagcaggtgagaagagtctttagatgttggcagtgtggggaagaggggcaccaacgagtggagtgcccaagCCAAGGATCCCAAGActtttacacttgtcaggcctatggtcatctttctcgagagtgcccagcaaaaaacgctttgggagggcaggctgtggcacacgtACACCAACCCCAGCCCAACatccaaagaaaagaaaaaagaggaagggGGCGATGA